A genomic window from Haladaptatus caseinilyticus includes:
- a CDS encoding DUF7855 family protein translates to MLLVITYSRPARQTLRNVCTSYENCVVRRFGRAVLFRSTELGAFLALRLQEKHGSDVQIERTTPLNEFRDVPKSVRNAANEYENREHPSTPYDKFAIGTTHPSPTAMRDEEL, encoded by the coding sequence ATGCTACTGGTAATTACGTACTCTCGCCCTGCTCGGCAGACGCTCCGAAACGTCTGCACGAGCTATGAGAACTGTGTCGTCCGCCGGTTCGGACGTGCTGTTTTGTTTCGAAGCACGGAGTTGGGTGCATTTCTTGCACTTCGACTCCAGGAAAAACACGGTTCCGACGTACAGATCGAACGCACCACACCGCTGAACGAGTTTCGGGACGTTCCGAAATCAGTTCGAAACGCCGCGAACGAGTACGAAAACCGCGAGCATCCGAGCACTCCGTACGACAAGTTCGCGATTGGAACCACCCATCCGTCGCCAACTGCCATGCGCGACGAAGAACTGTAA
- a CDS encoding DUF7504 family protein, producing MSGLPADLNDESNVLVLAPSMSPETDERCIDLLTQAPSEQENVLWVTFTRSPDGCLQDWTSHASGRPANLRFLSVGETVRSVTASTPTRKSSNDAVVDTLSNPGDLTGLGIKISEILQQWHGNGYETVACFHSLTALLQYSDVQTVYKFLHVLTGRFATVGVNAHFHLDPNAHDSQTINTLKTLFDAVAEFDDGEWSVRTR from the coding sequence ATGAGTGGTCTCCCAGCGGATTTGAACGACGAATCCAACGTCCTTGTTCTTGCCCCATCGATGAGTCCGGAGACCGACGAAAGGTGCATCGATTTGCTCACGCAAGCACCGTCAGAACAGGAGAACGTTCTCTGGGTCACGTTTACGCGCTCACCGGACGGTTGTCTGCAAGATTGGACCTCACACGCTAGCGGGCGTCCGGCGAACCTTCGTTTTCTCAGCGTTGGGGAGACTGTTCGATCCGTGACCGCTTCGACACCGACACGCAAAAGCTCAAACGATGCCGTCGTCGATACACTCTCCAATCCAGGGGATCTGACGGGACTTGGAATCAAAATCAGTGAGATACTCCAGCAATGGCACGGAAACGGCTATGAAACCGTCGCGTGTTTTCATTCGCTCACCGCCCTGCTTCAGTACTCAGATGTCCAGACAGTATACAAATTCCTTCACGTGCTTACCGGTCGCTTTGCAACCGTGGGCGTCAATGCCCACTTCCATCTCGATCCTAACGCACACGATTCCCAAACCATCAACACGCTCAAAACGCTGTTCGACGCCGTTGCGGAGTTCGACGATGGGGAATGGTCGGTCAGGACACGGTGA
- a CDS encoding DUF7854 family protein: MDRISALRNIEDALSSFESGESDLRTTERRVLAVLRTYATEFESDRDLSAYRAHGDDRADGIVVVAESKEAARRRVHELLDESDIDFTIDTP, encoded by the coding sequence ATGGACCGGATTTCTGCACTTCGGAACATCGAGGATGCCCTCTCCTCATTCGAATCGGGGGAGAGTGACTTACGTACGACCGAACGGCGAGTACTGGCCGTACTCCGGACCTACGCAACCGAATTCGAGAGCGACCGTGACTTATCAGCGTATCGAGCGCATGGTGACGACCGAGCAGATGGTATCGTCGTCGTTGCTGAATCGAAAGAGGCGGCGCGAAGACGAGTTCACGAACTGCTCGATGAGAGTGATATTGATTTCACGATAGACACTCCGTAG
- a CDS encoding minichromosome maintenance protein MCM, whose product MARAENTELVDRFEQFYRRYYNDQVGELAQQYPNEKRSLFIDWNDLYRYDADIADDYLAQPQQLQEYAEEALRLYDLPVDVSLGQAHVRLQGLPEHTDIRAIRARHVNTMVSVQGIVRKATGVRPKIQEAAFECQRCGTLTLIPQSGGDFQEPHECQGCERQGPFRINFDQSEFIDSQKLRVQESPEGLRGGETPQSIDINIEDDITGNVSPGDHVTVTGVLHLEQQGSGQEKSAVFDVYMDGVSVVIEDEEFEDMDITDEDKEEIIELSDEPDIYERMVDSIAPAIYGYEQEKLAMILQLFSGVTKHLPDGSRIRGDLHMLLIGDPGTGKSQMISYIQHIAPRSVYTSGKGSSSAGLTAAAVRDDFGDGQQWTLEAGALVLADKGIAAVDELDKMNPDDRSAMHEGLEQQKISVSKAGINATLKSRCSLLGAANPKYGRFDQYEPIGEQIDLEPALISRFDLIFTVTDKPDPDHDSRLAEHILQTNFAGELNTQRTEISAPDITEEQVESQTEEVAPAIDAELLRKYIAYAKSNVYPTMTEEARGAIRDFYVDLRSKGADEDAPVPVTARKLEALVRLAEASARVRLSDTVEQKDADRVIEIVRSCLQDIGVDPETGQFDADVVETGTSKSQRDRIKNIKQLIADIEEEYDEGAPVEVVLDRADEIGMDPSKAEHEIDKLKQKGEVYEPSTDHLRTT is encoded by the coding sequence ATGGCTCGCGCGGAAAACACGGAACTGGTAGACCGATTCGAGCAGTTCTACCGGCGGTATTACAACGACCAAGTCGGGGAACTCGCCCAGCAATACCCGAACGAAAAGCGGTCGCTGTTTATCGACTGGAACGACCTGTATCGATACGACGCAGATATCGCGGACGACTACCTCGCGCAACCACAACAGTTGCAAGAGTACGCCGAGGAGGCGCTCCGCCTATATGACCTCCCCGTCGATGTGAGCCTTGGACAGGCACACGTCCGTCTTCAGGGCTTACCGGAACACACGGACATCCGCGCGATCCGTGCCCGGCACGTCAATACGATGGTCAGCGTACAGGGTATCGTTCGCAAAGCGACCGGCGTCCGGCCCAAAATTCAGGAAGCTGCCTTCGAATGCCAGCGCTGTGGAACTCTGACGCTCATTCCCCAATCGGGGGGCGATTTTCAGGAGCCACACGAATGTCAAGGCTGCGAGCGACAGGGACCGTTCCGAATCAACTTCGACCAGTCGGAGTTCATCGACTCGCAAAAGCTCCGCGTACAGGAAAGTCCGGAGGGCCTCCGCGGCGGCGAGACACCCCAGAGTATCGACATCAATATCGAAGACGACATCACCGGCAACGTCTCTCCCGGTGACCACGTGACGGTCACCGGTGTTTTGCATCTCGAACAACAGGGAAGCGGACAGGAGAAATCCGCCGTCTTCGACGTCTACATGGACGGCGTCTCGGTCGTCATCGAGGACGAAGAGTTCGAGGATATGGACATCACGGACGAGGACAAAGAGGAAATCATCGAACTCTCCGACGAACCGGACATCTACGAGCGGATGGTTGATTCCATCGCACCGGCCATCTACGGCTACGAACAGGAGAAGCTGGCGATGATTCTCCAACTGTTCTCCGGCGTTACCAAACATCTCCCGGACGGGTCGCGGATTCGTGGCGACCTGCACATGCTCCTCATCGGTGACCCCGGTACGGGTAAGTCGCAGATGATATCGTACATCCAGCACATTGCGCCACGGTCCGTCTACACCTCCGGAAAGGGTTCGTCCTCGGCTGGACTGACTGCCGCCGCAGTCCGCGACGACTTCGGCGACGGGCAACAGTGGACGCTGGAAGCGGGTGCGCTGGTGCTTGCGGACAAAGGTATCGCGGCAGTGGACGAGCTGGACAAGATGAACCCGGACGACCGTTCCGCGATGCACGAAGGGCTCGAACAGCAGAAAATCAGCGTGAGCAAAGCCGGAATTAACGCGACGTTAAAATCGCGCTGTTCGCTTCTCGGGGCGGCGAATCCGAAGTACGGACGATTCGACCAATACGAACCCATCGGTGAGCAAATCGACCTCGAACCCGCACTCATCTCGCGATTCGACCTCATCTTCACGGTAACGGACAAACCGGACCCGGACCACGACTCTCGGCTTGCGGAACACATCCTTCAGACAAACTTCGCCGGAGAGTTGAACACTCAGCGAACGGAAATCAGCGCACCGGATATCACCGAGGAGCAGGTCGAAAGCCAGACGGAGGAGGTCGCACCGGCTATCGATGCCGAGCTCCTGCGCAAGTATATCGCCTACGCGAAATCGAACGTTTATCCGACGATGACCGAGGAGGCCCGTGGAGCGATACGGGACTTCTACGTCGACCTGCGCTCGAAGGGTGCTGACGAAGACGCACCGGTACCAGTAACGGCCCGAAAACTGGAGGCACTCGTTCGACTGGCTGAAGCGAGCGCACGGGTTCGACTTTCGGATACAGTCGAACAAAAAGACGCAGACCGCGTCATCGAAATCGTCCGGTCGTGCTTGCAGGATATCGGCGTTGACCCCGAAACGGGGCAGTTCGACGCCGACGTGGTCGAAACGGGAACCTCGAAATCACAACGGGACCGCATCAAAAATATCAAACAACTCATCGCAGATATCGAGGAAGAGTACGACGAAGGTGCTCCCGTTGAAGTCGTCCTCGACAGAGCGGACGAAATCGGCATGGATCCTTCGAAAGCTGAGCACGAAATTGATAAGCTAAAACAGAAGGGAGAGGTGTACGAGCCCTCCACCGACCATCTTCGAACGACCTGA
- a CDS encoding helix-turn-helix transcriptional regulator: MTRRVSGKAIGRWMKRAGALRNVAAKDEAREGDFHGSKLEPVTGYEPKQVSMTDFAVETGLLPEGYIVQVLEAHGGELRQQELIAETGWSRSTVSRLLTKMELRGEIVRVRLGAENVVYLPGSVPTLARQSELYAAVTA, translated from the coding sequence GTGACACGAAGAGTAAGTGGCAAAGCCATCGGAAGGTGGATGAAGCGCGCCGGGGCACTCAGGAACGTCGCGGCGAAAGACGAAGCGCGAGAAGGAGACTTCCACGGCTCGAAACTCGAACCGGTAACGGGATACGAGCCGAAGCAGGTTTCGATGACCGATTTCGCGGTTGAAACAGGACTGCTACCCGAAGGATACATCGTACAGGTGCTCGAAGCACACGGCGGTGAGCTACGCCAACAGGAACTCATCGCGGAAACCGGGTGGTCGCGTTCGACCGTGAGTAGATTGCTCACGAAGATGGAGTTACGGGGCGAAATCGTTCGCGTTCGTCTCGGCGCAGAAAACGTGGTGTATCTCCCGGGATCGGTACCGACTCTGGCTCGCCAGTCCGAACTCTATGCAGCAGTGACAGCCTGA
- a CDS encoding DEAD/DEAH box helicase, translating into MSKQAQQVETLFCHETDRGYQIVPQRDGERLFRGILELKETSAGPRPGRFVVKNGSSEKPRNPDEFIELARGADRIRISQQTSRDGRAELKEMLSGYQLDATAVRTCRLCANKGEYSPISSETAIDAGNEYICPDCATEELERELAFRGDLTGAAQDRLEDLLLEVQDLERITNLLKGRLDPDLTKFDEISANVDDVELQRVDSLNLHPGVQNLLESRFETLLPVQSLAVQNGLLDGDDQLVVSATATGKTLVGEMTGLDRVLNGQGKMLFLVPLVALANQKHEDFEEEYGDLANVTIRVGASRVRDDGNNFDPSADIIVGTYEGIDHALRTGRDLGDIGTVVIDEVHTLQEQERGHRLDGLISRLKYYCERRAKRKQEYGGAQWVYLSATVGNPRDLAGALEANLVEFEERPVALERHVTFASGQEKPNIENKLVKREFDRESSKGYRGQTIIFTNSRRRCHEISRKLEYNAAPYHAGLDYGRRKKVERMFAEQELSAVVTTAALAAGVDFPASQVIFDSLAMGIEWLTVQEFHQMLGRAGRPDYHDRGKVYVLVEPDGSYHNSMEMSEDEVAFKLLKGEMEDVRTLYDESAAIEETLANVTVGGKAAKRLNDRMIGDVPTKHAVGKLLEYEFIDGFSPTHLGRVITSHFLAPDEAFRIVDGIRKDKHPFDIVADLELFGDDE; encoded by the coding sequence GTGTCGAAGCAGGCCCAGCAGGTGGAAACGCTCTTCTGCCACGAGACGGATCGGGGCTATCAGATCGTTCCCCAACGGGACGGTGAGCGACTGTTCCGGGGAATTCTCGAACTCAAAGAAACGAGTGCCGGGCCGCGACCGGGCCGGTTTGTGGTGAAGAACGGGTCGAGCGAAAAACCGCGGAACCCGGATGAATTCATCGAACTCGCGCGAGGTGCAGACCGTATCCGTATCTCACAGCAGACCTCCCGTGATGGACGTGCGGAATTGAAGGAGATGCTTTCGGGCTATCAGCTCGATGCGACAGCAGTTCGAACCTGTCGACTGTGTGCTAACAAAGGCGAATACTCTCCCATCAGCAGTGAGACGGCCATCGACGCGGGCAACGAATATATCTGTCCCGACTGCGCGACGGAGGAGTTGGAACGAGAACTCGCCTTCAGGGGAGACCTAACGGGGGCCGCACAGGACCGTCTGGAGGACTTGTTGTTGGAAGTGCAGGATTTGGAGCGAATAACGAACCTGCTCAAGGGTCGTCTCGACCCCGACTTGACGAAGTTCGACGAAATCAGCGCGAACGTCGACGACGTGGAGTTACAGCGGGTCGATTCACTGAACCTCCATCCGGGTGTCCAGAACCTGCTCGAATCGCGGTTTGAAACCCTGCTCCCCGTCCAGAGTCTCGCAGTACAGAACGGACTGCTCGACGGCGACGACCAACTCGTCGTCAGCGCGACGGCGACCGGAAAGACCCTCGTCGGGGAGATGACGGGACTCGACCGCGTACTGAACGGGCAAGGAAAGATGCTCTTTCTGGTGCCGTTGGTCGCGCTAGCGAACCAGAAGCACGAGGATTTCGAGGAGGAGTACGGCGACCTCGCGAACGTGACCATCCGCGTCGGTGCGAGTCGCGTGCGCGATGACGGAAACAATTTCGACCCGAGTGCGGACATCATCGTCGGCACCTACGAGGGTATCGACCACGCGCTCCGAACCGGACGCGATCTGGGCGACATCGGGACGGTCGTCATCGACGAAGTTCATACCCTGCAAGAACAGGAGCGCGGTCATCGACTCGACGGCCTCATCTCGCGGTTGAAATACTACTGTGAGAGGCGTGCAAAACGAAAACAGGAGTACGGTGGTGCACAGTGGGTGTATCTCTCCGCGACGGTCGGGAACCCGCGCGACCTCGCAGGGGCGCTAGAAGCCAATCTGGTGGAGTTCGAAGAGCGTCCAGTCGCGCTGGAGCGCCACGTCACCTTCGCCAGCGGGCAAGAAAAACCGAACATCGAGAACAAGCTGGTCAAGCGTGAGTTCGACCGCGAATCGTCGAAGGGGTATCGCGGCCAAACCATCATCTTCACCAACTCGCGACGACGCTGTCACGAGATTTCGAGAAAACTGGAATACAACGCCGCACCCTATCATGCCGGACTGGATTACGGGCGACGAAAGAAGGTCGAACGCATGTTCGCCGAGCAGGAACTTTCGGCGGTCGTGACGACTGCAGCGCTCGCCGCCGGCGTCGATTTCCCGGCCTCACAGGTCATCTTCGATTCGCTCGCAATGGGTATCGAATGGCTCACCGTCCAGGAGTTCCACCAGATGCTCGGGCGTGCTGGACGCCCGGATTATCACGACCGCGGAAAGGTGTACGTCCTCGTCGAACCCGACGGAAGCTATCACAACAGCATGGAGATGTCGGAGGACGAAGTGGCGTTCAAACTCCTGAAAGGCGAGATGGAAGACGTGCGGACGCTCTACGACGAGAGCGCCGCTATCGAGGAAACGCTGGCGAACGTTACGGTTGGCGGCAAGGCCGCGAAGCGGCTGAACGACCGAATGATCGGCGATGTGCCGACGAAGCACGCCGTCGGAAAGCTCCTCGAATACGAGTTCATCGACGGCTTTTCACCGACGCACCTCGGCCGCGTCATCACGAGTCACTTCCTCGCACCGGACGAGGCCTTCCGAATCGTGGACGGTATCAGGAAGGACAAGCATCCGTTCGACATCGTCGCCGACCTCGAACTGTTCGGTGATGACGAGTGA
- a CDS encoding cupin domain-containing protein, whose translation MVEPIVRKPDDIEYEAVGAADGMSKGVLIGDRQEAPNFAIRRFTLEPNAKVPEHTNEVEHEQYVLEGEYIVGIGDKEYEVSAGDSLLIPAGAVHWYRNEGDESGAFLCAVPNGDDEINLV comes from the coding sequence ATGGTCGAACCAATCGTACGAAAACCGGACGATATCGAATACGAAGCAGTCGGGGCCGCGGACGGAATGTCGAAAGGAGTCCTCATCGGTGACCGACAGGAGGCGCCGAACTTCGCCATTCGGAGATTCACGCTCGAACCGAACGCGAAGGTTCCGGAGCACACGAACGAAGTCGAACACGAACAGTACGTGCTGGAGGGAGAGTACATCGTCGGCATCGGGGACAAGGAATACGAAGTCAGCGCGGGCGATTCACTGCTTATACCAGCGGGTGCCGTTCATTGGTATCGAAACGAGGGCGACGAATCTGGTGCCTTTCTCTGTGCAGTGCCGAACGGAGACGATGAAATCAACCTCGTCTAG